The Ornithodoros turicata isolate Travis chromosome 9, ASM3712646v1, whole genome shotgun sequence genome includes a region encoding these proteins:
- the LOC135367829 gene encoding uncharacterized protein LOC135367829 has product MAGPGKTASIEIIQDVVITETAGPRSQSPQPQLAPPPPPPPEARGAGSVIEITTADQSGSTTMTAVNGPNMNVRTTVSNEGTNMQVTTSDGNVRNINVPPIKRSSSNARFERRILVVDGNETMEEYENGRLVKKTINGKEQPLQ; this is encoded by the exons ATGGCAGGGCCCGGGAAGACGGCGTCCATCGAAATTATTCAGGATGTGGTCATCACCGAAACGGCAGGGCCTAGGTCTCAGTCACCACAACCTCAGCTcgctcctccccctcctcctcctcctgagGCTAGGGGCGCCGGTTCCGTGATCGAG ATAACAACGGCTGACCAGTCGGGGAGCACTACAATGACAGCTGTGAACGGCCCCAACATGAATGTCAGGACAACGGTTTCGAATGAGGGCACAAACATGCAAGTGACGACGAGCGACGGCAACGTGCGTAACATCAACGTGCCGCCGATTAAACGGAGCAGCTCCAACGCGCGATTCGAGAGACGCATACTCGTCGTGGACGGCAATGAGACTATGGAAGAGTACGAGAATGGACGGCTCGTCAAGAAGACAATCAATGGAAAAGAGCAGCCCTTGCAGTAA